One Gloeothece verrucosa PCC 7822 DNA window includes the following coding sequences:
- a CDS encoding Uma2 family endonuclease, with translation MSTITLNLSPTILLTDNQFYEICQNNRDLRFERTASGALIIMSPTGGESGLKEANIITDLNNWNRQKKLGVVFSSSTGFKLPKGGDRSPDAAWISRERWQSLSLTERKKFPPICPDFVIELRSQTDDLEELQEKMQEYIDNGLRLGWLIDPQNRTVEIYRLGQAAELLYSPFTVSGEDVLPDFVLDLTSIFLEE, from the coding sequence ATGAGTACCATTACATTAAATTTAAGTCCGACTATTTTATTAACAGATAACCAATTTTATGAAATATGCCAAAATAATAGAGATTTACGCTTTGAACGAACGGCATCGGGAGCTTTAATTATAATGTCACCTACGGGAGGAGAAAGTGGTCTAAAAGAAGCAAATATTATCACCGATCTGAATAATTGGAATCGTCAAAAAAAGTTAGGAGTTGTTTTTAGTTCTTCAACAGGTTTTAAATTGCCAAAAGGAGGAGATAGATCTCCGGATGCAGCGTGGATAAGTCGAGAAAGATGGCAAAGTTTATCTCTAACTGAGCGCAAAAAATTTCCTCCTATTTGTCCTGATTTTGTGATTGAGTTGAGGTCTCAGACAGATGATTTAGAAGAGTTACAAGAGAAAATGCAGGAATATATTGATAATGGACTTAGATTAGGTTGGTTAATCGATCCACAAAATCGTACTGTTGAAATATATCGTTTAGGGCAAGCTGCGGAATTGTTATATTCTCCTTTTACTGTTTCTGGGGAAGATGTTTTACCAGATTTTGTGTTAGATTTAACTTCGATTTTTCTAGAAGAATAA
- a CDS encoding DUF4327 family protein, whose product MVRTASISVQYTIDLIQEDARNLVKQGRLDRQQPIYTLCQYIPPREWSWVENELERHGYLLRDHLIDLLGSETWDED is encoded by the coding sequence ATGGTTAGGACTGCTTCAATTTCAGTACAATATACTATTGATTTGATTCAAGAAGATGCTCGTAATTTAGTTAAACAGGGAAGATTAGATCGTCAACAACCAATTTATACGCTTTGTCAATATATTCCTCCTCGTGAATGGTCTTGGGTTGAAAATGAGTTAGAACGGCATGGCTATTTGCTACGAGATCATCTTATTGACCTATTGGGTTCTGAAACTTGGGACGAGGATTAA
- a CDS encoding S1 RNA-binding domain-containing protein, whose protein sequence is MNAKSTSSQESKPSFTMDDFAHALEQYDYTFEKGQVVRGKVIQYTSDGAYVEIGGKSPGFVPLKEASIQPVTNLNECLPLQQEQDFLIISGPDAEGQLIISRRQLAIKQAWDTVKEISESGQSVQVRVTGTNRGGVTAEVEGLRAFIPRSHLVEKEDLDSLVGQLITANFIQIDQDSNKLVLSQRQLVRAAAIGKLTVGTLVEGKVAKIQPYGVFVDINGATGLLHITQVSGVHIDSLTTIFKIGQSIKVLILEIDEYKNRIALSTKVLESYPGEIVEKLDEVMASAEERLEQAREKLSQ, encoded by the coding sequence ATGAATGCAAAATCTACCTCATCTCAAGAGTCTAAGCCATCATTCACTATGGATGATTTTGCCCACGCTCTTGAGCAATATGATTATACTTTTGAAAAAGGGCAGGTAGTAAGAGGAAAAGTTATTCAATACACTTCAGACGGCGCTTATGTTGAAATTGGCGGTAAATCGCCAGGATTCGTTCCCTTAAAAGAAGCTTCTATACAACCAGTAACTAACCTTAACGAATGCTTACCGCTACAACAAGAACAAGATTTTCTGATTATTAGCGGCCCTGATGCAGAAGGTCAACTGATTATTTCACGTCGTCAACTGGCCATTAAACAAGCTTGGGATACAGTTAAAGAGATCTCAGAAAGCGGTCAATCAGTACAAGTACGGGTAACCGGAACAAACCGAGGAGGAGTAACAGCAGAGGTAGAAGGGTTGCGGGCATTTATTCCCCGATCACATTTAGTAGAAAAGGAAGATTTAGATTCTCTGGTGGGTCAATTAATTACTGCTAACTTTATTCAAATAGACCAAGACAGCAATAAATTGGTTCTTTCTCAACGTCAACTCGTTCGTGCGGCGGCTATTGGTAAATTAACAGTAGGAACGTTGGTAGAGGGTAAAGTAGCCAAAATTCAACCTTATGGTGTTTTTGTGGATATTAATGGGGCTACAGGATTACTTCACATTACTCAAGTTAGTGGAGTCCATATTGATTCTTTAACCACTATTTTTAAGATAGGACAATCCATTAAAGTTTTAATCCTAGAGATCGATGAATATAAAAATCGAATAGCTTTATCTACTAAAGTTTTAGAGAGCTATCCTGGAGAAATTGTCGAAAAACTTGATGAAGTGATGGCATCTGCTGAAGAACGCCTTGAACAAGCCCGAGAAAAATTATCTCAGTAA
- a CDS encoding dienelactone hydrolase family protein: MASLEIETKTVQISNGDLAIDAYLATPKQEGSYPGIIVVQEIFGVNDHIRDITRRLASEGYVAVAPAIYQRIAPGLELGYTEEDITLGRSYKEQTQADELLNDIKATIDYLYSLPQVQRIGVGTIGFCYGGHVVYLVAVLDEIKATASFYGAGITNSTPGGGEPTINRTKDIKGTIYAFFGLEDPLIPNEQPDEIEAALKKHNISYQIFRYPNADHGFLCDQRGSYNPEVAADAWQQVLSLFNTTLKK, translated from the coding sequence ATGGCAAGCTTAGAAATTGAAACAAAAACTGTTCAAATTAGCAACGGAGATTTAGCCATAGATGCTTATTTAGCCACTCCTAAACAAGAAGGTTCTTATCCTGGGATAATTGTTGTTCAAGAGATTTTTGGTGTTAACGATCATATTCGTGATATAACTCGCCGCCTTGCAAGTGAAGGTTATGTCGCGGTTGCTCCTGCTATCTATCAACGTATTGCACCAGGGCTTGAGCTAGGCTATACCGAAGAAGATATTACCCTTGGTAGAAGTTATAAAGAGCAAACCCAAGCCGATGAACTTCTCAATGATATCAAAGCCACTATTGATTATTTATATAGCTTGCCACAAGTTCAACGTATAGGAGTCGGAACCATTGGCTTTTGTTATGGGGGTCATGTGGTTTATCTGGTGGCTGTTTTAGATGAGATTAAAGCCACTGCTTCATTTTATGGGGCAGGAATCACCAATAGCACACCAGGCGGGGGAGAACCAACAATAAACCGAACCAAAGATATTAAAGGTACGATTTATGCGTTTTTTGGGCTAGAAGACCCCCTGATTCCTAATGAACAACCCGATGAAATCGAAGCCGCACTGAAAAAACATAATATTTCTTACCAAATTTTTCGTTATCCTAATGCGGATCACGGGTTTTTGTGCGATCAGCGTGGTAGCTATAACCCAGAAGTGGCAGCCGATGCTTGGCAGCAAGTATTAAGTTTATTTAACACTACTTTAAAAAAGTAG
- the nadC gene encoding carboxylating nicotinate-nucleotide diphosphorylase, whose protein sequence is MIPPKIILDPMIQNWLLEDLGRGDRTTGGLNLQGTGKAVWIVKEAGVIAGLPMAARVFQLLDEKLSFVPLATEGDKCEPGQKIAQIEGLLEALLMGERVALNIAMRLSGIATLTRQYIEIIADLPTQLVDTRKTTPGLRLLEKYATQLGGAVNHRMGLDDAVMIKDNHIQAAGGIETAIAKIRSSIPYPLTVEVETTNLEEVKEALSGGADLIMLDNMTLEQMQQAVQVIRERNNKTKIEASGNITLHNLRSVALTGVDYISTSATITRSTWLDLSMRIVEQ, encoded by the coding sequence ATAATTCCCCCTAAAATTATCCTCGACCCGATGATCCAGAATTGGTTGCTTGAAGATCTCGGTCGAGGTGATCGCACAACGGGAGGCTTAAACCTTCAAGGTACAGGTAAAGCAGTTTGGATCGTTAAAGAAGCAGGAGTTATTGCAGGATTACCGATGGCGGCAAGGGTATTTCAATTGTTGGATGAAAAATTGAGCTTTGTTCCCCTTGCTACAGAAGGCGACAAATGTGAACCCGGACAAAAAATCGCTCAAATAGAGGGTTTATTGGAAGCTTTACTGATGGGAGAAAGAGTAGCGTTAAATATTGCTATGCGTCTCAGTGGTATTGCTACCCTAACTCGTCAATATATTGAAATCATTGCTGATTTACCTACTCAATTAGTGGATACTCGTAAAACTACCCCAGGATTACGGTTACTGGAAAAATATGCAACCCAACTAGGAGGAGCCGTCAATCATCGTATGGGATTAGATGATGCCGTGATGATTAAAGATAATCATATTCAAGCGGCAGGAGGAATAGAAACAGCCATCGCTAAAATACGCTCCTCCATTCCTTATCCTCTAACCGTTGAGGTAGAAACAACCAATCTTGAGGAAGTCAAAGAGGCACTCTCTGGCGGTGCCGATCTGATTATGCTAGATAATATGACTCTAGAGCAAATGCAGCAAGCTGTTCAAGTGATTCGTGAACGCAATAACAAAACCAAAATAGAGGCTTCTGGGAATATTACCCTTCATAATCTACGCTCAGTCGCTTTAACAGGAGTAGATTATATTTCTACCAGTGCGACCATTACCCGCTCAACCTGGTTAGATTTAAGTATGAGAATCGTAGAGCAATAA
- a CDS encoding PEP-CTERM sorting domain-containing protein, protein MVKYSLLIAGATLSSSLILIADTAWAAQFTIFNTGVDNSGTVLPNNAVDPHYIITSAPPSISTPGLTYAVAAHPAWIPNSSVSKWIGAIPDAGNIGSPTGTYVYQTIFDLTGFIPSTAQLSGLLASDNNILDVLINGTSTGITTPFVGFTSFQPFSVTSGFVDGINTIEFILNAGGTVDALRVEFTSATADAVVPEPLTILGAGTALGLGTVFKRQLSNKQQKEKTSKN, encoded by the coding sequence ATGGTAAAGTATAGTTTATTAATAGCTGGTGCTACCCTTTCTAGTAGTTTAATATTAATAGCAGATACAGCTTGGGCTGCTCAGTTTACTATTTTTAATACAGGTGTAGATAATTCTGGAACAGTATTGCCTAATAATGCAGTAGATCCTCATTACATTATTACGTCAGCACCTCCATCTATTAGTACACCAGGTCTTACCTATGCTGTTGCGGCGCATCCTGCATGGATACCTAATAGTTCCGTTTCTAAGTGGATTGGTGCAATTCCTGATGCTGGTAATATAGGCAGTCCAACAGGAACTTATGTCTATCAAACAATTTTCGATCTCACCGGATTTATTCCCTCTACTGCTCAACTATCAGGCTTGTTAGCATCAGACAACAATATTTTAGATGTCTTAATTAATGGAACGAGTACGGGAATAACCACACCTTTTGTGGGATTTACAAGCTTTCAACCATTTAGTGTTACCAGTGGATTTGTCGATGGTATTAATACCATTGAATTTATCCTCAATGCAGGAGGAACCGTTGATGCTCTTCGAGTAGAGTTCACGAGCGCGACTGCTGATGCCGTTGTCCCCGAACCTCTAACCATTTTGGGTGCAGGCACAGCATTAGGATTGGGTACAGTCTTCAAACGTCAATTATCCAACAAACAGCAGAAAGAAAAAACCAGCAAGAATTAA